A genomic stretch from Myripristis murdjan chromosome 12, fMyrMur1.1, whole genome shotgun sequence includes:
- the golga2 gene encoding golgin subfamily A member 2 isoform X1 — protein sequence MADQSRQIKLAAAKKKLKEFQQKSSPTSVGGEKGGGGGGAGAKKKRKVKGGSQPDASTDRNSPDNFDSILKALSQSNGLVLPPYGNSQNYADMEAMGSSVPQLLEDQKGEHGHGSPVSNPSSTIATTNPESVSHNTDPQDYPGTNGNEDLTEENRPLSSTESLRQLSQQLNGLVSESSTVYVNGDSVPSISDKELESRNQELAAALESSNLTNSQLNTKLDQLTQQSQELTDQLQKERKEFEQKFVKEQGAMREQLQVHIQTIGILVSEKSELQTALQYTQQAARQKTGEAEELSNRLQSTKQRVSELERTLSSVSTQQKQFEKHNKELEKERDNLRLEVYRLNSVSDESKQQSSELSEQLRLNVQENAALKLELDDLRKRLEMADLMLQQCSSQSGPPSANQQVQLLLEEKQQLEAHNHQMMESIAQLQTERDCYAEQIHEEGRMWKDKTEQLLTQVSLVAEERDRNISRVQELEASITELKNTAETLSLEREAQGPVEPQPSGPSESEVALQEAVNTLQQERDTLTAQYQAQLRDNEQLSRLCAEQETRLGELERQVESQAQETEDRRRMLEDVQSDKATISRALTQNRTLKDQLAELQNGFVKLTNENMELTIAIQSEQHVKKELARKMGQLQEDLHNVKEQLDLKCQETQGLTEQRDQIVAHLQQYCAGYQTLASEREQLHHQYLQQSQLMDRLQHDESQGRVQLEISHQQLTQTQERLEQLVRDNEQLKAEVHELLNSSALASSSRDQGDGVESQSLQESPKKSSSIVIPDDFESQTEMEEFIRGALAQLEAERDEARRQLQEEHRLHMAARQQAAVALEHQHHSHNQDTGHDHFHEHGHSHGQHSHCEHSHEHPEGGVPVEVHEALQAAMEKLQQRFTSLMQEKADLKERVEELEHRCIQLSGETDTIGEYIALYQSQRAIMKQKHQEKEQYISMLAQDKEEMKAKLAELQDLVMRLVAERNEWYSRYTGAVANPSTVNPDLLPVGEDHTHQEHAAHTHMELNAVSGADSMEVIPLSEPTTPGLDAPFSQTLSTGPAQAESQPLGPKEDGTARQIMQLLQEIQNPQGALRSPPFLGENPCIPFFYRPDEQDEVKILVV from the exons ATGGCCGATCAGAGCAGGCAAATCAAACTCGCTGCAGCTAAGAAAAAG CTGAAGGAGTTTCAGCAGAAGAGCTCTCCGACTAGTGtaggaggagaaaaggggggaggaggaggaggagcaggggccaagaagaagaggaaggtgaAGGGAGGTAGCCAACCCGATGCCTCAACAGACAGAAACTCTCCAGACAAT TTTGACAGTATTCTGAAAGCACTTAGTCAAAGCAATGGACTAGTTCTTCCTCCCTATGGCAACAGTCAG AACTATGCTGACATGGAGGCCATGGGGTCTTCAGTTCCCCAGTTGTTGGAGGACCAAAAGGGCGAGCACGGTCATGGCTCACCTGTGTCTAACCCCTCTAgcactattgctactactaacCCTGAGTCTGTCAGTCACAACACTGACCCGCAg GATTACCCTGGTACCAATGGCAATGAGGATTTGACAGAGGAAAATAG ACCGCTGTCTTCCACAGAGAGCCTGCGGCAGCTCTCGCAACAGCTGAACGGCCTGGTCTCTGAG TCATCCACTGTTTATGTGAATGGGGACAGTGTGCCTTCTATCAGTGACAAAGAACTGGAG AGCCGGAACCAGGAGCTGGCAGCCGCCCTGGAGTCCAGCAACCTAACAAATTCTCAGCTCAATACCAAGCTAGACCAGCTG ACACAGCAATCTCAGGAGCTCACGGATCAGCTACAAAAG GAACGCAAAGAATTTGAGCAAAAGTTTGTAAAGGAACAAGGAGCCATGCGGGAACAACTGCAG GTTCACATCCAGACCATCGGTATACTGGTATCGGAGAAATCAGAGCTGCAGACAGCACTACAATACACACAACAGGCTGCACGTCAGAAAacag gagaggcagaggaactGAGTAACCGTCTACAGAGCACCAAACAGAGAGTGTCAGAGCTGGAGAGAACCCTTTCCTCTGTTTCCACACAGCAGAAACAGTTTGAAAAG CACAACAAAGAgcttgaaaaagagagagacaaccTGAGGCTAGAGGTGTACAGACTGAA caGTGTGAGTGATGAATCaaagcagcagagctcagaatTATCAGAGCAGCTGAGGCTTAACGTGCAGGAGAATGCAGCGCTGAAGCTGGAGCTGGACGACCTCCGCAAGAGGCTGGAGATGGCTGACCTCATGCTGCAACAG TGCTCCAGCCAGTCAGGACCTCCCAGTGCCAACCAGCAGGTCCAGCTACTACTTGaagagaagcagcagctggaggcaCACAATCACCAG ATGATGGAGTCCATCGCCCAGCTGCAGACGGAGAGGGACTGCTACGCTGAGCAGATCCATGAGGAGGGACGCATGTGGaaggacaaaacagaacagctgCTAACACAG GTGTCATTGGTtgcagaggagagggacaggaaCATCAGCCGAGTTCAAGAGCTCGAGGCCAGCATAACAGAACTGAAAAACACTGCAG AGACATTGTCCCTGGAGAGAGAGGCTCAGGGCCCTGTGGAGCCTCAGCCGTCTGGGCCGTCAGAGAGTGAGGTCGCCCTGCAGGAGGCCGTCAACACCCTGCAACAGGAGAGAGACACTCTAACTGCACAGTACCAGGCACAG CTGCGTGACAACGAGCAGCTGAGCCGCCTGTGTGCAGAGCAGGAGACCCGCCTCGGGGAGCTGGAGCGGCAGGTGGAGAGTCAGGCCCAGGAGACTGAAGACCGCAGGCGCATGCTGGAAGATGTTCAGTCAGACAAGGCGACTATCAGCCGTGCGCTCACCCAGAACCGCACACTCAAGGATCAGCTGGCCGAGCTGCAGAACGGCTTCGTCAAACTT ACTAATGAGAACATGGAGCTGACCATCGCTATTCAGTCAGAGCAGcatgtgaagaaggagctggcTCGCAAAATGGGACAGCTCCAAGAGGACCTTCACAACGTCAAGGAGCAA ctgGACCTGAAATGTCAGGAAACTCAGGGTCTGACAGAGCAGAGGGACCAGATCGTGGCCCACCTGCAGCAGTACTGCGCTGGCTACCAGACCCTGGCTTCAGAGCGGGAACAGCTGCACCACCAGTACCTGCAGCAGAGCCAGCTCATGGACCGGCTACAGCACGATGAAAGCCAGGGCCGTGTGCAACTGGAGATCAGCCACCAACAGCTGACACAAACGCAG GAGCGATTGGAGCAGCTGGTCAGAGACAATGAGCAGCTGAAGGCTGAAGTTCATGAGCTTCTCAACAGCTCTGCCCTGGCCTCATCATCCAGAGACCAAG GAGACGGAGTTGAGAGCCAGTCTCTGCAGGAAAGCCCAAAGAAGTCCTCCTCCATAGTAATCCCAGACGATTTTGAGAGCCAAACAGAGATG GAGGAGTTTATCCGTGGGGCACTGGCCCAGTTGGAGGCCGAGAGGGATGAAGCCAGGAGGCAACTGCAGGAGGAGCACCGGCTGCACATGGCTGCCCGGCAGCAGGCTGCTGTAGCCCTCGAGCACCAGCACCACAGCCACAATCAGGACACTGGTCATGACCATTTTCATGAGCATGGTCACTCTCACGGCCAGCACAGTCACTGTGAACACAGTCATGAACACCCAG AAGGAGGAGTGCCAGTGGAAGTGCACGAGGCACTGCAAGCTGCCatggagaagctgcagcagcgcTTCACCTCCCTCATGCAGGAGAAGGCCGACCTGAAGGAGagggtggaggagctggagcacCGCTGCATCCAGCTCTCTGGAGAGACTGACACTATAG gagAGTACATAGCCCTGTACCAGAGCCAGCGGGCCATCATGAAGCAGAAGCACCAGGAGAAGGAGCAGTACATCAGCATGCTGGCCCAGGACAAGGAGGAAATGAAG GCTAAGCTGGCGGAGCTGCAGGATCTGGTGATGAGGCTGGTGGCAGAGAGGAATGAGTGGTACAGCCGTTACACCGGGGCTGTAGCCAACCCCAGCACAGTGAACCCCGACCTGCTGCCTGTCGGGGAGGATCACACTCACCAAGAgcacgcagcacacacacacatggagctTAACGCTGTCAGTGGAGCAG ATTCAATGGAGGTCATTCCTCTGTCAGAGCCCACCACCCCAGGCCTGGACGCCCCCTTCTCCCAGACCCTGTCGACAGGGCCAGCCCAGGCTGAATCCCAGCCTTTGGGACCCAAGGAGGACGGCACGGCCAGGCAGATCATGCAGCTGCTACAGGAGATCCAAAACCCTCAGGGGGCTCTCCGCTCACCCCCATTCCTGGGCGAGAACCCCTGCATCCCCTTCTTCTACCGGCCTGACGAGCAGGACGAAGTCAAGATTCTTGTGGTGTGA
- the golga2 gene encoding golgin subfamily A member 2 isoform X3, which produces MADQSRQIKLAAAKKKLKEFQQKSSPTSVGGEKGGGGGGAGAKKKRKVKGGSQPDASTDRNSPDNDYPGTNGNEDLTEENRPLSSTESLRQLSQQLNGLVSESSTVYVNGDSVPSISDKELESRNQELAAALESSNLTNSQLNTKLDQLTQQSQELTDQLQKERKEFEQKFVKEQGAMREQLQVHIQTIGILVSEKSELQTALQYTQQAARQKTGEAEELSNRLQSTKQRVSELERTLSSVSTQQKQFEKHNKELEKERDNLRLEVYRLNSVSDESKQQSSELSEQLRLNVQENAALKLELDDLRKRLEMADLMLQQCSSQSGPPSANQQVQLLLEEKQQLEAHNHQMMESIAQLQTERDCYAEQIHEEGRMWKDKTEQLLTQVSLVAEERDRNISRVQELEASITELKNTAETLSLEREAQGPVEPQPSGPSESEVALQEAVNTLQQERDTLTAQYQAQLRDNEQLSRLCAEQETRLGELERQVESQAQETEDRRRMLEDVQSDKATISRALTQNRTLKDQLAELQNGFVKLTNENMELTIAIQSEQHVKKELARKMGQLQEDLHNVKEQLDLKCQETQGLTEQRDQIVAHLQQYCAGYQTLASEREQLHHQYLQQSQLMDRLQHDESQGRVQLEISHQQLTQTQERLEQLVRDNEQLKAEVHELLNSSALASSSRDQGDGVESQSLQESPKKSSSIVIPDDFESQTEMEEFIRGALAQLEAERDEARRQLQEEHRLHMAARQQAAVALEHQHHSHNQDTGHDHFHEHGHSHGQHSHCEHSHEHPEGGVPVEVHEALQAAMEKLQQRFTSLMQEKADLKERVEELEHRCIQLSGETDTIGEYIALYQSQRAIMKQKHQEKEQYISMLAQDKEEMKAKLAELQDLVMRLVAERNEWYSRYTGAVANPSTVNPDLLPVGEDHTHQEHAAHTHMELNAVSGADSMEVIPLSEPTTPGLDAPFSQTLSTGPAQAESQPLGPKEDGTARQIMQLLQEIQNPQGALRSPPFLGENPCIPFFYRPDEQDEVKILVV; this is translated from the exons ATGGCCGATCAGAGCAGGCAAATCAAACTCGCTGCAGCTAAGAAAAAG CTGAAGGAGTTTCAGCAGAAGAGCTCTCCGACTAGTGtaggaggagaaaaggggggaggaggaggaggagcaggggccaagaagaagaggaaggtgaAGGGAGGTAGCCAACCCGATGCCTCAACAGACAGAAACTCTCCAGACAAT GATTACCCTGGTACCAATGGCAATGAGGATTTGACAGAGGAAAATAG ACCGCTGTCTTCCACAGAGAGCCTGCGGCAGCTCTCGCAACAGCTGAACGGCCTGGTCTCTGAG TCATCCACTGTTTATGTGAATGGGGACAGTGTGCCTTCTATCAGTGACAAAGAACTGGAG AGCCGGAACCAGGAGCTGGCAGCCGCCCTGGAGTCCAGCAACCTAACAAATTCTCAGCTCAATACCAAGCTAGACCAGCTG ACACAGCAATCTCAGGAGCTCACGGATCAGCTACAAAAG GAACGCAAAGAATTTGAGCAAAAGTTTGTAAAGGAACAAGGAGCCATGCGGGAACAACTGCAG GTTCACATCCAGACCATCGGTATACTGGTATCGGAGAAATCAGAGCTGCAGACAGCACTACAATACACACAACAGGCTGCACGTCAGAAAacag gagaggcagaggaactGAGTAACCGTCTACAGAGCACCAAACAGAGAGTGTCAGAGCTGGAGAGAACCCTTTCCTCTGTTTCCACACAGCAGAAACAGTTTGAAAAG CACAACAAAGAgcttgaaaaagagagagacaaccTGAGGCTAGAGGTGTACAGACTGAA caGTGTGAGTGATGAATCaaagcagcagagctcagaatTATCAGAGCAGCTGAGGCTTAACGTGCAGGAGAATGCAGCGCTGAAGCTGGAGCTGGACGACCTCCGCAAGAGGCTGGAGATGGCTGACCTCATGCTGCAACAG TGCTCCAGCCAGTCAGGACCTCCCAGTGCCAACCAGCAGGTCCAGCTACTACTTGaagagaagcagcagctggaggcaCACAATCACCAG ATGATGGAGTCCATCGCCCAGCTGCAGACGGAGAGGGACTGCTACGCTGAGCAGATCCATGAGGAGGGACGCATGTGGaaggacaaaacagaacagctgCTAACACAG GTGTCATTGGTtgcagaggagagggacaggaaCATCAGCCGAGTTCAAGAGCTCGAGGCCAGCATAACAGAACTGAAAAACACTGCAG AGACATTGTCCCTGGAGAGAGAGGCTCAGGGCCCTGTGGAGCCTCAGCCGTCTGGGCCGTCAGAGAGTGAGGTCGCCCTGCAGGAGGCCGTCAACACCCTGCAACAGGAGAGAGACACTCTAACTGCACAGTACCAGGCACAG CTGCGTGACAACGAGCAGCTGAGCCGCCTGTGTGCAGAGCAGGAGACCCGCCTCGGGGAGCTGGAGCGGCAGGTGGAGAGTCAGGCCCAGGAGACTGAAGACCGCAGGCGCATGCTGGAAGATGTTCAGTCAGACAAGGCGACTATCAGCCGTGCGCTCACCCAGAACCGCACACTCAAGGATCAGCTGGCCGAGCTGCAGAACGGCTTCGTCAAACTT ACTAATGAGAACATGGAGCTGACCATCGCTATTCAGTCAGAGCAGcatgtgaagaaggagctggcTCGCAAAATGGGACAGCTCCAAGAGGACCTTCACAACGTCAAGGAGCAA ctgGACCTGAAATGTCAGGAAACTCAGGGTCTGACAGAGCAGAGGGACCAGATCGTGGCCCACCTGCAGCAGTACTGCGCTGGCTACCAGACCCTGGCTTCAGAGCGGGAACAGCTGCACCACCAGTACCTGCAGCAGAGCCAGCTCATGGACCGGCTACAGCACGATGAAAGCCAGGGCCGTGTGCAACTGGAGATCAGCCACCAACAGCTGACACAAACGCAG GAGCGATTGGAGCAGCTGGTCAGAGACAATGAGCAGCTGAAGGCTGAAGTTCATGAGCTTCTCAACAGCTCTGCCCTGGCCTCATCATCCAGAGACCAAG GAGACGGAGTTGAGAGCCAGTCTCTGCAGGAAAGCCCAAAGAAGTCCTCCTCCATAGTAATCCCAGACGATTTTGAGAGCCAAACAGAGATG GAGGAGTTTATCCGTGGGGCACTGGCCCAGTTGGAGGCCGAGAGGGATGAAGCCAGGAGGCAACTGCAGGAGGAGCACCGGCTGCACATGGCTGCCCGGCAGCAGGCTGCTGTAGCCCTCGAGCACCAGCACCACAGCCACAATCAGGACACTGGTCATGACCATTTTCATGAGCATGGTCACTCTCACGGCCAGCACAGTCACTGTGAACACAGTCATGAACACCCAG AAGGAGGAGTGCCAGTGGAAGTGCACGAGGCACTGCAAGCTGCCatggagaagctgcagcagcgcTTCACCTCCCTCATGCAGGAGAAGGCCGACCTGAAGGAGagggtggaggagctggagcacCGCTGCATCCAGCTCTCTGGAGAGACTGACACTATAG gagAGTACATAGCCCTGTACCAGAGCCAGCGGGCCATCATGAAGCAGAAGCACCAGGAGAAGGAGCAGTACATCAGCATGCTGGCCCAGGACAAGGAGGAAATGAAG GCTAAGCTGGCGGAGCTGCAGGATCTGGTGATGAGGCTGGTGGCAGAGAGGAATGAGTGGTACAGCCGTTACACCGGGGCTGTAGCCAACCCCAGCACAGTGAACCCCGACCTGCTGCCTGTCGGGGAGGATCACACTCACCAAGAgcacgcagcacacacacacatggagctTAACGCTGTCAGTGGAGCAG ATTCAATGGAGGTCATTCCTCTGTCAGAGCCCACCACCCCAGGCCTGGACGCCCCCTTCTCCCAGACCCTGTCGACAGGGCCAGCCCAGGCTGAATCCCAGCCTTTGGGACCCAAGGAGGACGGCACGGCCAGGCAGATCATGCAGCTGCTACAGGAGATCCAAAACCCTCAGGGGGCTCTCCGCTCACCCCCATTCCTGGGCGAGAACCCCTGCATCCCCTTCTTCTACCGGCCTGACGAGCAGGACGAAGTCAAGATTCTTGTGGTGTGA
- the golga2 gene encoding golgin subfamily A member 2 isoform X2: protein MADQSRQIKLAAAKKKLKEFQQKSSPTSVGGEKGGGGGGAGAKKKRKVKGGSQPDASTDRNSPDNNYADMEAMGSSVPQLLEDQKGEHGHGSPVSNPSSTIATTNPESVSHNTDPQDYPGTNGNEDLTEENRPLSSTESLRQLSQQLNGLVSESSTVYVNGDSVPSISDKELESRNQELAAALESSNLTNSQLNTKLDQLTQQSQELTDQLQKERKEFEQKFVKEQGAMREQLQVHIQTIGILVSEKSELQTALQYTQQAARQKTGEAEELSNRLQSTKQRVSELERTLSSVSTQQKQFEKHNKELEKERDNLRLEVYRLNSVSDESKQQSSELSEQLRLNVQENAALKLELDDLRKRLEMADLMLQQCSSQSGPPSANQQVQLLLEEKQQLEAHNHQMMESIAQLQTERDCYAEQIHEEGRMWKDKTEQLLTQVSLVAEERDRNISRVQELEASITELKNTAETLSLEREAQGPVEPQPSGPSESEVALQEAVNTLQQERDTLTAQYQAQLRDNEQLSRLCAEQETRLGELERQVESQAQETEDRRRMLEDVQSDKATISRALTQNRTLKDQLAELQNGFVKLTNENMELTIAIQSEQHVKKELARKMGQLQEDLHNVKEQLDLKCQETQGLTEQRDQIVAHLQQYCAGYQTLASEREQLHHQYLQQSQLMDRLQHDESQGRVQLEISHQQLTQTQERLEQLVRDNEQLKAEVHELLNSSALASSSRDQGDGVESQSLQESPKKSSSIVIPDDFESQTEMEEFIRGALAQLEAERDEARRQLQEEHRLHMAARQQAAVALEHQHHSHNQDTGHDHFHEHGHSHGQHSHCEHSHEHPEGGVPVEVHEALQAAMEKLQQRFTSLMQEKADLKERVEELEHRCIQLSGETDTIGEYIALYQSQRAIMKQKHQEKEQYISMLAQDKEEMKAKLAELQDLVMRLVAERNEWYSRYTGAVANPSTVNPDLLPVGEDHTHQEHAAHTHMELNAVSGADSMEVIPLSEPTTPGLDAPFSQTLSTGPAQAESQPLGPKEDGTARQIMQLLQEIQNPQGALRSPPFLGENPCIPFFYRPDEQDEVKILVV from the exons ATGGCCGATCAGAGCAGGCAAATCAAACTCGCTGCAGCTAAGAAAAAG CTGAAGGAGTTTCAGCAGAAGAGCTCTCCGACTAGTGtaggaggagaaaaggggggaggaggaggaggagcaggggccaagaagaagaggaaggtgaAGGGAGGTAGCCAACCCGATGCCTCAACAGACAGAAACTCTCCAGACAAT AACTATGCTGACATGGAGGCCATGGGGTCTTCAGTTCCCCAGTTGTTGGAGGACCAAAAGGGCGAGCACGGTCATGGCTCACCTGTGTCTAACCCCTCTAgcactattgctactactaacCCTGAGTCTGTCAGTCACAACACTGACCCGCAg GATTACCCTGGTACCAATGGCAATGAGGATTTGACAGAGGAAAATAG ACCGCTGTCTTCCACAGAGAGCCTGCGGCAGCTCTCGCAACAGCTGAACGGCCTGGTCTCTGAG TCATCCACTGTTTATGTGAATGGGGACAGTGTGCCTTCTATCAGTGACAAAGAACTGGAG AGCCGGAACCAGGAGCTGGCAGCCGCCCTGGAGTCCAGCAACCTAACAAATTCTCAGCTCAATACCAAGCTAGACCAGCTG ACACAGCAATCTCAGGAGCTCACGGATCAGCTACAAAAG GAACGCAAAGAATTTGAGCAAAAGTTTGTAAAGGAACAAGGAGCCATGCGGGAACAACTGCAG GTTCACATCCAGACCATCGGTATACTGGTATCGGAGAAATCAGAGCTGCAGACAGCACTACAATACACACAACAGGCTGCACGTCAGAAAacag gagaggcagaggaactGAGTAACCGTCTACAGAGCACCAAACAGAGAGTGTCAGAGCTGGAGAGAACCCTTTCCTCTGTTTCCACACAGCAGAAACAGTTTGAAAAG CACAACAAAGAgcttgaaaaagagagagacaaccTGAGGCTAGAGGTGTACAGACTGAA caGTGTGAGTGATGAATCaaagcagcagagctcagaatTATCAGAGCAGCTGAGGCTTAACGTGCAGGAGAATGCAGCGCTGAAGCTGGAGCTGGACGACCTCCGCAAGAGGCTGGAGATGGCTGACCTCATGCTGCAACAG TGCTCCAGCCAGTCAGGACCTCCCAGTGCCAACCAGCAGGTCCAGCTACTACTTGaagagaagcagcagctggaggcaCACAATCACCAG ATGATGGAGTCCATCGCCCAGCTGCAGACGGAGAGGGACTGCTACGCTGAGCAGATCCATGAGGAGGGACGCATGTGGaaggacaaaacagaacagctgCTAACACAG GTGTCATTGGTtgcagaggagagggacaggaaCATCAGCCGAGTTCAAGAGCTCGAGGCCAGCATAACAGAACTGAAAAACACTGCAG AGACATTGTCCCTGGAGAGAGAGGCTCAGGGCCCTGTGGAGCCTCAGCCGTCTGGGCCGTCAGAGAGTGAGGTCGCCCTGCAGGAGGCCGTCAACACCCTGCAACAGGAGAGAGACACTCTAACTGCACAGTACCAGGCACAG CTGCGTGACAACGAGCAGCTGAGCCGCCTGTGTGCAGAGCAGGAGACCCGCCTCGGGGAGCTGGAGCGGCAGGTGGAGAGTCAGGCCCAGGAGACTGAAGACCGCAGGCGCATGCTGGAAGATGTTCAGTCAGACAAGGCGACTATCAGCCGTGCGCTCACCCAGAACCGCACACTCAAGGATCAGCTGGCCGAGCTGCAGAACGGCTTCGTCAAACTT ACTAATGAGAACATGGAGCTGACCATCGCTATTCAGTCAGAGCAGcatgtgaagaaggagctggcTCGCAAAATGGGACAGCTCCAAGAGGACCTTCACAACGTCAAGGAGCAA ctgGACCTGAAATGTCAGGAAACTCAGGGTCTGACAGAGCAGAGGGACCAGATCGTGGCCCACCTGCAGCAGTACTGCGCTGGCTACCAGACCCTGGCTTCAGAGCGGGAACAGCTGCACCACCAGTACCTGCAGCAGAGCCAGCTCATGGACCGGCTACAGCACGATGAAAGCCAGGGCCGTGTGCAACTGGAGATCAGCCACCAACAGCTGACACAAACGCAG GAGCGATTGGAGCAGCTGGTCAGAGACAATGAGCAGCTGAAGGCTGAAGTTCATGAGCTTCTCAACAGCTCTGCCCTGGCCTCATCATCCAGAGACCAAG GAGACGGAGTTGAGAGCCAGTCTCTGCAGGAAAGCCCAAAGAAGTCCTCCTCCATAGTAATCCCAGACGATTTTGAGAGCCAAACAGAGATG GAGGAGTTTATCCGTGGGGCACTGGCCCAGTTGGAGGCCGAGAGGGATGAAGCCAGGAGGCAACTGCAGGAGGAGCACCGGCTGCACATGGCTGCCCGGCAGCAGGCTGCTGTAGCCCTCGAGCACCAGCACCACAGCCACAATCAGGACACTGGTCATGACCATTTTCATGAGCATGGTCACTCTCACGGCCAGCACAGTCACTGTGAACACAGTCATGAACACCCAG AAGGAGGAGTGCCAGTGGAAGTGCACGAGGCACTGCAAGCTGCCatggagaagctgcagcagcgcTTCACCTCCCTCATGCAGGAGAAGGCCGACCTGAAGGAGagggtggaggagctggagcacCGCTGCATCCAGCTCTCTGGAGAGACTGACACTATAG gagAGTACATAGCCCTGTACCAGAGCCAGCGGGCCATCATGAAGCAGAAGCACCAGGAGAAGGAGCAGTACATCAGCATGCTGGCCCAGGACAAGGAGGAAATGAAG GCTAAGCTGGCGGAGCTGCAGGATCTGGTGATGAGGCTGGTGGCAGAGAGGAATGAGTGGTACAGCCGTTACACCGGGGCTGTAGCCAACCCCAGCACAGTGAACCCCGACCTGCTGCCTGTCGGGGAGGATCACACTCACCAAGAgcacgcagcacacacacacatggagctTAACGCTGTCAGTGGAGCAG ATTCAATGGAGGTCATTCCTCTGTCAGAGCCCACCACCCCAGGCCTGGACGCCCCCTTCTCCCAGACCCTGTCGACAGGGCCAGCCCAGGCTGAATCCCAGCCTTTGGGACCCAAGGAGGACGGCACGGCCAGGCAGATCATGCAGCTGCTACAGGAGATCCAAAACCCTCAGGGGGCTCTCCGCTCACCCCCATTCCTGGGCGAGAACCCCTGCATCCCCTTCTTCTACCGGCCTGACGAGCAGGACGAAGTCAAGATTCTTGTGGTGTGA